The segment AATTGCAGAACCATTATCTTTATTTCCAAAAGCTCTATATGATTCAGGAATTGAAATTGTATCCGTTGCGACAAGACGGAGCCGTTCAGATGTCTTAAGTCCAAAAGTTAAATCATTAAATTATATGAACAATATCCTAGTTAAAATAGAAGCGAGCTTAGCTGGCGTATCAGAAGCACTCATGCTTAATGATCAAGGATATGTAGCTGAAGGATCAGCGGATAATATTTTCATCGTACGCAAGAAAAAATTGCTCACACCACCTGGTTATGTAGGAGCGCTTGAGGGAATTACCCGAAACGCTATTATGGAGATTGCAGCTAAAAAAGGTTATGAAGTACAGGAAGCTGTTTTCACAAGACACGATGTTTATGTCGCTGATGAAGTTTTCTTAACTGGAACAGCTGCAGAAGTGATTGCAGTCGTTAAAGTGGATGGACGAGTGATAGGAGACGGAAAGCCAGGTCCTGTGACAAACGATTTGCTCGTATCTTTCCGTGAATTAGTTCAGCAAGATGGAGTAAAGGTATATGCAGAACACTTGAATGTAGTTTAAACAAAAGCCATCAAAATAACTAAAATTATATAACGTCAACTCAATGACGAGGTTAAAGTAAATGGAAATTGTATTCACAGAGAGCCGGTATAGGTGGAAGCCGGCAATACTCCCATTTACGACATCCCCTCTGAGTGGAGTGCTGAAAGGTTTTTACCGTTTAGGCATTCCCGGTAGCCGGCTCGATTAGGTTACCGTTAGCAAAGGATAAGCATAGCTTATCCGTGAGGCTGCGGTTGCGCGGCGAAATAGGGTGGTACCATGAAGCTTTTTCATCCCTATACAAAGAACAAGTTTCTTTGTGTAGGGTGAAAAAGCTTTTTTTATTCTACCAAAGACATAATCCAAAAGGAGGCGGACAGATTGGGAGTAAATGTTGAAGTAAGAGAAGTAACAAAGCAGAAACTAAAAGGCAGCGGTGCTGATGTCCTGATTCAATCGTTAAAAGAGCAAGGTGTAGATGTGATTTTCGGTTACCCTGGAGGGGCAGTGTTACCAATTTATGATGCATTGCACAGAAACCCAATTCGGCACGTGCTTGCAAGGCACGAGCAAGGTGCTATACACGCCGCTGAAGGATATGCTCGGGTCTCAGGTAAAACCGGAGTCGTTATTGCCACATCGGGTCCTGGAGCAACAAACTTAGTAACCGGAATTGCAGATGCAATGCTCGACTCACTGCCATTAGTGGTGTTTACCGGACAAGTTGCCAGTACGGTAATTGGCACAGATGCTTTTCAGGAAGCGGATATTATCGGAATTACGCAACCAATTACTAAGCATAACTATCAAGTGAAAAATGTAGAGGATTTTCCAAGAATCATCAAAGAAGCATTTTATATCGCTTCGACAGGACGGCCAGGGCCGGTTGTGGTGGACATCCCGAAAGACATCTCAACGGAAATGTTTTTAACAGACTTTCCGCAAGATAAGGCAATCCATTTGCCGGGGTACCAGCCTACTACCAACCCGAATTACTTGCAGATTCAAAAAGCAATCGAAGCTTTATCGACAGCGAAAAAGCCATTGATATTAGCTGGAGCTGGCGTATTAGCCGCTCAAGCGACAAAAGAATTGCAAACTTTTGTAGAGCGCCACCAAATTCCAGTTACTAACACGTTATTGGGACTGGGATCGATAGGAGGCAGTCACAAGCTGTTTCTCGGAATGGCTGGAATGCATGGAACATATACAGCCAACACCGCAATTTGTGAATGTGACGTTCTTTTGAATATTGGGGCACGGTTTGATGACCGGCTCACTGGTAATCTCGCAAGTTTTGCACCGAATGCGAAAGTGATCCACATTGATATTGATCCTGCTGAAATCGGAAAGAATGTACCAACAGCTATTCCGATTGTAGCGGATGCTAAAGAAGCATTACGGGAGCTGTTAAATCAAAGCTTTGAATCTCCAGATACAATCGACTGGCTGCAGCACTTATCGGCCAACATAGTGGAATATCCATTGCATTACAAGGCTGACAAGGAACGGGGAATTCTTCCTCAGCAAGCTGTCGAATTGATTCACCGCTTAACAGGAGGGGATGCAGTCGTTACGACGGACGTCGGACAACATCAAATGTGGACAGCTCAATATTACAAATTTAACCACCCCCACAACTGGGTAACATCCGGAGGGTTAGGCACGATGGGGTTCGGATTCCCTGCTGCTATTGGAGCACAATTGGCAAAGCCAAACGATATGGTAATTTCAGTAGTCGGAGATGCCGGATTCCAAATGACTTTGCAGGAATTATCACTATTGCAGGAATTAAGACTTCCAGTGAAAGTGGTTATTCTAAACAATCAAAGCCTTGGAATGGTGAGGCAGTGGCAAGAAACATTTTACGAAGAGCGTTATTCCCAATCATTGATTCATGTGCAGCCGGATTTCGTGAAGTTGGCGCAAGCTTATGATATTCAAGGGTATAAAGTGGAAACGATGGAAGAAGCGGAAAAAGTGTTTGCAGAAGCATTTGCTTCAACTGAACCGGCATTGATCGATTGTCGGGTGGTGCAAATGGAAAATGTTTATCCAATGGTCGCGCCAGGCAAGGGGTTGGATGAGATGATCGGAGTGAAAGGCGAATGAAGCGAGTCATAACAACAACGGTACTCAATCAAAGTGGCGTGTTAAACCGGGTGACAGGGCTTTTGA is part of the Planococcus shenhongbingii genome and harbors:
- the ilvE gene encoding branched-chain-amino-acid transaminase, giving the protein MEQQVIYMNGEFVRKEDAKVSVYDHGFLYGDGVFEGIRSYNGNVFRLEEHLERLYDSAKSVMLEIPHTFEEMTNLVVETLRQNKLKDAYIRLVVSRGVGNLGLDPLSCGTPNVIVIAEPLSLFPKALYDSGIEIVSVATRRSRSDVLSPKVKSLNYMNNILVKIEASLAGVSEALMLNDQGYVAEGSADNIFIVRKKKLLTPPGYVGALEGITRNAIMEIAAKKGYEVQEAVFTRHDVYVADEVFLTGTAAEVIAVVKVDGRVIGDGKPGPVTNDLLVSFRELVQQDGVKVYAEHLNVV
- the ilvB gene encoding biosynthetic-type acetolactate synthase large subunit is translated as MGVNVEVREVTKQKLKGSGADVLIQSLKEQGVDVIFGYPGGAVLPIYDALHRNPIRHVLARHEQGAIHAAEGYARVSGKTGVVIATSGPGATNLVTGIADAMLDSLPLVVFTGQVASTVIGTDAFQEADIIGITQPITKHNYQVKNVEDFPRIIKEAFYIASTGRPGPVVVDIPKDISTEMFLTDFPQDKAIHLPGYQPTTNPNYLQIQKAIEALSTAKKPLILAGAGVLAAQATKELQTFVERHQIPVTNTLLGLGSIGGSHKLFLGMAGMHGTYTANTAICECDVLLNIGARFDDRLTGNLASFAPNAKVIHIDIDPAEIGKNVPTAIPIVADAKEALRELLNQSFESPDTIDWLQHLSANIVEYPLHYKADKERGILPQQAVELIHRLTGGDAVVTTDVGQHQMWTAQYYKFNHPHNWVTSGGLGTMGFGFPAAIGAQLAKPNDMVISVVGDAGFQMTLQELSLLQELRLPVKVVILNNQSLGMVRQWQETFYEERYSQSLIHVQPDFVKLAQAYDIQGYKVETMEEAEKVFAEAFASTEPALIDCRVVQMENVYPMVAPGKGLDEMIGVKGE